From Streptomyces sp. 6-11-2, one genomic window encodes:
- a CDS encoding ATP-binding cassette domain-containing protein gives MIQAFGLTSDSRKDLPPSVDDVSFEADAGRVTALLGTAGSGKTTTLRLMLELQQGCGITYFRGRPLHRVAHPPREVGVLLGGVPGHPARTVRGHLRMLCAVAGLPARRADQVLEAVGLVSFREERLGTLSRGVDRRLGLACVLLADPHTLVLDAPTDGLPARECRWLHGVLRAHANQGGTVLFTTADPKEAAHAADRVVTLERGRLVADQEAADFARHRLRPRVTVRSPYASRLGALLTKEARTARRSVEVVGESGNRLYVYGSTCADVGEAAFRHGILIHQLADEIGDMGAGAGSTPSVAAPVEESGAEGTVAAPDGRQRSAVVPAAGKRQSAAAAASAAGVPCSERARLAGGEQGIHVASARGGGSISPSLEELSVTTCPGEPSVATRETSSVSPRPDNASGTAHGLGVPPEPRAKMASPAVHTGSGVLVADPGEGVPTTRSDGPNLTTRSDGPDLTPGSDGPDVTTHPDDSVALTGAGAGASWPTTHPGGAAHTKGSQPPGPAAIPGASTPATASLTLDCTADFETRDSTSGSEALGPATTPEPGDSTAGSEARAATATGAVRVSSPSREPSAPAEAPDGAAAATTRPDQPPAEQRAAAHPATGHLVAAHPTSGHPAAGHLVVGHSAVSHATTGQPAAAHPTSGQPVAAHSATVHPSAGHPATGQPAPAHATPGLPATGFPAPGHPTTGQSSIPQSSIPTPRPAEVVALDASSALPPPISVRPGPSPLRPLRYELRRAAGVRTGFLVSAAVLVCSAVTALVMGRIGHAPQPRLLAAWPRQLPLPPAALGAGLLGALAFGDEFRHPALAADRGTVPRRLGLLTAKLIVATATALLLAFLTVGCNAEVLYAVYGQEITQVPSDWPSLSVSWIGLVVGCAWAGVLAGGVFRSTTGGLAAVLSVPVLVVPLVRWAMGGKAWNATGLPARLRHVLLLQWPFGGGRCLAAAARMIAQPVGGALALTLIALLCAYLLTALRSRTR, from the coding sequence GTGATCCAGGCCTTCGGACTGACCAGCGATTCCCGTAAGGACCTTCCGCCCTCCGTCGACGACGTTTCCTTCGAAGCGGACGCGGGTCGTGTCACCGCCCTCCTCGGAACGGCGGGCTCGGGTAAGACGACGACGCTCAGACTCATGCTCGAGCTCCAACAGGGCTGCGGCATCACCTACTTCAGGGGTCGTCCCCTGCACCGTGTCGCCCATCCCCCGCGCGAGGTCGGCGTTCTCCTGGGCGGCGTCCCAGGACACCCCGCACGCACGGTTCGTGGCCATCTGCGCATGCTCTGTGCCGTGGCGGGTCTTCCGGCGCGGCGCGCCGACCAAGTCCTCGAGGCCGTTGGCCTCGTCAGCTTCCGAGAGGAGCGTCTGGGCACACTGTCCCGGGGGGTGGACCGCCGACTGGGCCTGGCCTGCGTCCTGCTGGCCGACCCGCACACGCTGGTGCTCGACGCCCCCACCGACGGACTGCCGGCGCGGGAATGCCGTTGGCTGCACGGTGTGCTGCGGGCCCATGCGAACCAGGGCGGTACGGTCCTGTTCACCACGGCCGACCCCAAAGAGGCGGCCCACGCCGCCGACCGCGTCGTCACGCTCGAACGCGGCAGGCTCGTCGCGGATCAGGAGGCCGCGGACTTCGCCCGCCACCGGCTGCGTCCCCGAGTCACCGTGCGCAGCCCGTACGCCTCCCGCCTAGGAGCCCTCCTGACCAAGGAAGCCCGTACCGCCCGCCGCTCCGTCGAGGTCGTAGGCGAGAGCGGCAACCGTCTGTACGTCTACGGCAGTACGTGCGCCGATGTCGGCGAGGCGGCGTTCCGTCACGGCATCCTCATCCATCAACTCGCCGACGAGATCGGTGACATGGGCGCCGGTGCGGGTTCAACGCCTTCGGTGGCGGCCCCGGTCGAGGAGTCCGGGGCCGAGGGCACGGTGGCGGCGCCCGACGGGCGGCAGCGGTCCGCTGTCGTACCGGCCGCCGGGAAGAGGCAGTCGGCCGCGGCCGCGGCGAGCGCCGCAGGCGTCCCGTGCTCCGAGCGGGCCCGGCTCGCGGGGGGTGAACAGGGCATCCACGTCGCCTCGGCCAGAGGCGGCGGCTCCATCAGCCCGAGCTTGGAGGAACTGTCCGTCACCACGTGCCCAGGGGAGCCGTCCGTCGCCACGCGCGAGACGTCGTCGGTCAGTCCCCGTCCCGACAATGCGTCAGGCACCGCGCACGGTCTCGGCGTACCCCCGGAGCCGCGGGCGAAGATGGCTTCCCCCGCGGTTCACACGGGAAGCGGAGTCTTGGTGGCCGACCCCGGCGAAGGGGTGCCCACCACCCGTTCCGACGGCCCGAATCTCACAACCCGTTCCGACGGCCCGGATCTCACACCCGGTTCCGACGGCCCGGACGTCACCACTCACCCCGACGACTCGGTCGCTCTAACCGGTGCCGGTGCCGGTGCTTCGTGGCCCACCACCCACCCCGGCGGTGCGGCCCACACCAAGGGTTCCCAGCCGCCGGGACCGGCTGCCATCCCCGGGGCCAGCACCCCGGCCACCGCTTCCCTGACCCTCGACTGCACTGCCGACTTCGAAACCCGCGACTCGACCAGCGGGTCCGAAGCCCTCGGCCCCGCCACCACCCCCGAACCCGGCGACTCGACCGCCGGCTCCGAGGCCAGGGCCGCCACCGCCACCGGCGCCGTCCGCGTCTCCTCGCCCTCCCGGGAGCCGTCTGCGCCTGCGGAAGCCCCGGACGGAGCCGCCGCGGCAACCACGCGCCCCGACCAACCCCCCGCCGAGCAGCGGGCGGCCGCACATCCCGCGACTGGGCACCTCGTGGCCGCGCACCCCACGAGCGGGCATCCCGCGGCCGGGCACCTTGTGGTCGGGCACTCTGCGGTTAGCCACGCCACGACCGGGCAGCCCGCGGCCGCGCACCCCACGAGCGGGCAGCCCGTGGCCGCGCACTCCGCGACCGTCCACCCCTCGGCCGGGCACCCCGCGACCGGGCAGCCCGCGCCCGCCCACGCCACGCCCGGCCTCCCCGCGACCGGCTTCCCCGCACCCGGCCACCCCACGACCGGGCAGTCCTCGATCCCACAGTCCTCGATCCCGACTCCGCGTCCCGCCGAGGTCGTCGCACTCGATGCCTCGTCCGCTCTCCCACCCCCGATCTCCGTCCGCCCCGGGCCCAGCCCCCTGCGTCCCCTGCGGTACGAACTGCGCCGGGCCGCCGGTGTCCGCACCGGCTTCCTCGTCAGTGCCGCCGTCCTCGTCTGCTCCGCCGTCACGGCCCTGGTCATGGGGCGGATCGGGCACGCCCCCCAGCCCCGGCTGCTGGCGGCATGGCCGCGACAACTGCCCCTGCCGCCGGCGGCGCTCGGCGCCGGGCTGCTCGGCGCGCTCGCCTTCGGCGACGAGTTCCGCCACCCCGCGCTGGCGGCGGACCGGGGCACCGTCCCGCGCCGGCTCGGGCTGCTCACCGCGAAGCTGATCGTGGCCACCGCGACCGCGCTGCTGCTCGCCTTCCTCACGGTCGGCTGCAACGCCGAAGTGCTCTATGCCGTGTACGGGCAGGAAATCACCCAGGTTCCCAGCGACTGGCCCTCGCTGAGCGTGAGTTGGATCGGCCTCGTGGTGGGATGCGCCTGGGCCGGCGTGCTGGCCGGGGGAGTGTTCCGGTCCACCACGGGAGGTCTCGCGGCCGTGCTCTCCGTACCGGTGCTCGTCGTACCCCTGGTGCGGTGGGCGATGGGAGGGAAGGCGTGGAACGCCACCGGTCTGCCCGCCCGGCTGCGCCACGTCCTCCTGCTCCAGTGGCCCTTCGGCGGTGGCCGCTGCCTGGCCGCCGCGGCGCGGATGATCGCCCAACCCGTTGGCGGCGCCCTGGCGTTGACGCTCATCGCGCTGCTCTGCGCCTACCTGCTGACAGCCCTGCGGAGCCGGACTCGATGA
- a CDS encoding NUDIX domain-containing protein gives MPYDPSAFPPFAVTVDLVVLTVRRHSLCALAVRRGEPPFQGRWALPGGFVRADEDLAQAAARELVEETGLCVHDPLAPVQDNGAHLEQLATYGDPKRDPRMRVVSVAHLALAPDLPAPRAGGDAEHARWAPVEELLQQGGYGRDGEPVAPLAFDHAQILADGVERARSKIEYSSLATAFCPPEFTVGELRRVYEGVWGVALDPRNFHRKVTGTPGFLVPTGGTTTRQGGRPAQLFRAGGATLLNPPMLRPEV, from the coding sequence ATGCCCTACGACCCGTCAGCCTTTCCGCCTTTCGCCGTCACTGTAGACCTGGTCGTGCTGACCGTGCGTCGTCATTCCCTGTGCGCGTTGGCGGTGCGCAGGGGTGAGCCGCCGTTCCAGGGCCGGTGGGCGCTTCCCGGAGGCTTCGTACGGGCCGACGAGGATCTGGCGCAGGCGGCGGCGCGGGAACTGGTGGAGGAGACCGGGCTGTGCGTGCACGACCCGTTGGCCCCGGTCCAGGACAACGGCGCGCACCTGGAGCAGCTCGCGACCTACGGCGACCCCAAGCGTGACCCGCGGATGAGGGTCGTCAGCGTCGCTCACCTCGCCCTGGCTCCCGATCTGCCCGCGCCTCGGGCGGGCGGCGACGCCGAACACGCCCGTTGGGCGCCCGTGGAGGAACTGCTGCAACAGGGCGGCTACGGCCGTGACGGAGAGCCGGTGGCGCCGCTGGCCTTCGATCACGCCCAGATCCTCGCGGACGGAGTGGAACGGGCCCGCTCGAAGATCGAGTACTCCTCGCTGGCGACCGCGTTCTGCCCGCCCGAGTTCACCGTCGGTGAACTGCGCCGTGTGTACGAGGGGGTGTGGGGCGTGGCCCTCGACCCGCGCAACTTCCACCGCAAGGTGACGGGCACCCCGGGCTTCCTCGTGCCGACCGGAGGGACGACCACCCGCCAGGGCGGCCGGCCGGCCCAGCTCTTCCGGGCCGGGGGAGCCACCCTGCTCAACCCGCCGATGCTGCGCCCGGAGGTCTGA
- a CDS encoding DUF4192 domain-containing protein, whose product MTNHSETTGSFENGDIAYDGSAPEHQVTLRTPAELADALPYLLGYRPEDSIVLVALNGRGGRGRFGGRARLGIPASKDDWPFAARQLAHGLITGSERRGAKPEQMVAFLCQEPAADESGRDVVRRLEPLAQKLRTECGHLDVPVIEALCISDGRFWSYCCPTDGCCPDDGLPMGLPGTSVLAAAAAYAGVQVRGSLKELRARLLPWETAAALEQEIALDTAGLSLVPRILDEVERASVVEETLKLAERVMTRFAETPSLPGDARADLRDDQLLDHEEAAALILGLQDRTTRDRAAEWMEGDEEGPALRLWRALARRCVGPYGEHAAAPLTLAGWVAWSAGDQLEAREALAMALGADPDYLFARLLHQACNEGLDPESVRRCLRAERQGRARSKTADAGAVAAAVGTETPQDGPITRDDAAAGADAVATVPREAIGTDGGAAPTAPEPPSRPCRRRRVDGPVPVGSRPATSRTDGPCAGPSRTPGRPRTRTSGRGGPRRRGADKSGADRGSGAAGKRP is encoded by the coding sequence ATGACGAATCACAGCGAAACGACAGGATCCTTCGAAAACGGTGACATCGCGTACGACGGATCCGCCCCCGAACACCAGGTCACCCTCCGCACTCCCGCCGAGCTCGCCGACGCCCTGCCGTATCTCCTCGGGTACCGCCCCGAGGACAGCATCGTCCTGGTCGCGCTGAACGGCCGGGGCGGGCGCGGCCGGTTCGGTGGCCGTGCCCGGCTCGGCATTCCCGCCAGCAAGGACGACTGGCCCTTCGCCGCCCGTCAGCTGGCCCACGGCCTGATCACGGGCAGCGAGCGCAGGGGTGCCAAGCCCGAGCAGATGGTGGCCTTCCTCTGCCAGGAGCCGGCGGCGGACGAGTCGGGCCGGGACGTCGTGCGGCGGCTGGAGCCGCTGGCCCAGAAACTGCGTACGGAATGCGGTCACCTCGACGTCCCCGTGATCGAGGCGCTGTGCATCTCCGACGGGCGCTTCTGGTCGTACTGCTGCCCGACCGACGGCTGCTGCCCCGACGACGGACTGCCCATGGGACTGCCCGGCACCTCCGTGCTGGCCGCCGCGGCGGCGTACGCGGGCGTCCAGGTCAGAGGAAGCCTGAAGGAGCTGCGGGCCAGGCTGCTCCCCTGGGAGACCGCCGCGGCCCTGGAACAGGAGATCGCCCTGGACACCGCCGGACTGTCCCTGGTGCCCAGGATCCTCGACGAGGTCGAGCGCGCGTCGGTGGTCGAGGAGACCCTGAAGCTCGCCGAGCGCGTCATGACCCGGTTCGCCGAGACGCCTTCCCTGCCCGGTGACGCCCGTGCGGACCTCCGCGACGACCAGCTGCTCGACCATGAGGAAGCGGCAGCGCTGATCCTGGGCCTCCAGGACCGTACGACACGGGACCGCGCCGCCGAGTGGATGGAGGGAGACGAGGAAGGTCCGGCGCTGCGGCTGTGGCGGGCGCTCGCCCGACGTTGCGTCGGCCCGTACGGAGAACACGCCGCGGCGCCCCTGACCCTCGCGGGCTGGGTGGCCTGGTCCGCCGGGGACCAGCTGGAGGCCCGGGAGGCCCTGGCCATGGCGCTGGGAGCGGACCCCGACTACCTCTTCGCCCGCCTCCTGCACCAGGCCTGCAACGAGGGGCTCGACCCCGAGTCGGTCCGGCGCTGCCTGCGCGCCGAGCGACAGGGACGCGCTCGGTCGAAAACCGCGGACGCCGGTGCGGTGGCGGCTGCGGTCGGGACCGAGACGCCGCAGGACGGACCGATCACCAGGGACGACGCGGCCGCAGGGGCCGACGCGGTCGCCACGGTGCCGCGCGAGGCGATCGGAACTGACGGAGGCGCTGCCCCGACGGCGCCGGAACCGCCGTCCCGCCCTTGCCGCCGGAGGCGCGTGGACGGACCCGTCCCGGTCGGGTCGCGCCCCGCGACCTCGCGGACCGACGGCCCATGCGCGGGTCCTTCCAGGACGCCGGGTCGTCCGCGTACGCGCACCTCGGGACGGGGTGGTCCGCGTCGCCGAGGCGCCGACAAGTCGGGTGCCGACCGGGGGAGCGGCGCCGCCGGGAAGCGTCCGTGA
- a CDS encoding RecQ family ATP-dependent DNA helicase — protein sequence MEHTNNADLRKAADAVLARLVGDGTGTARLREDQWKAIEALVADRRRALVVQRTGWGKSAVYFVATSLLRARGSGPTVIVSPLLALMRNQVEAAARAGIHARTINSANTEEWDTVQGEIAEGTVDVLLVSPERLNNPDFRDQVLPKLAAATGLLVVDEAHCISDWGHDFRPDYRRLRTMLTELPPGVPVLATTATANARVTADVAEQLGTGDSFDTLVLRGPLDRESLSLNVLRLPDAVHRMAWLADHLGELPGSGIVYTLTVAAAEEVTAFLRQRGHTVASYTGKTENADRQQAEEDLLANKVKALVATSALGMGFDKPDLGFVVHLGSPSSPIAYYQQVGRAGRGVEHAEVLLLPGKEDEAIWEYFASLAFPSEDLVRRTLDVLARAEGSLSLPALEPLVELRRSRLEAMLKVLDVDGAVKRVKGGWIATGGPWTYDAQRYEWVARQREAEQQAMREYAAATGCRMEFLQRRLDDDSARPCGRCDNCAGARFTADTSTAALDAARVDLGRAGVEVQPRRMWPTGLPAVGVDLRGRIPAGEQATEGRALGRLSDIGWGNRLRPMLASRTPDAPLPEDVARAVVGALADWAKGPGGWAPGAADAGPRPVGVVTMPSRTRPRLIHSLGTHISEVGRLPLLGGVEYTPDARRVPRSNSAQRLKALDGALTVPPDLVSALAAHPGPVLLVDDFTETGWTLAVAARLLRRAGAKAVMPLVLAVQG from the coding sequence ATGGAGCACACGAACAACGCGGACCTCAGGAAGGCGGCCGACGCGGTCCTCGCCCGTCTGGTCGGCGACGGCACGGGCACGGCCCGACTGCGCGAGGACCAGTGGAAGGCCATCGAGGCCCTGGTCGCAGACCGGCGCCGGGCCCTGGTCGTGCAGCGCACCGGCTGGGGCAAGTCCGCGGTCTACTTCGTGGCCACCTCCCTGCTCCGGGCGCGCGGAAGCGGCCCCACCGTGATCGTCTCCCCGCTGCTCGCCCTCATGCGCAACCAGGTCGAGGCCGCGGCCCGCGCCGGCATCCACGCCCGGACGATCAACTCGGCGAACACCGAGGAGTGGGACACCGTTCAGGGCGAGATCGCCGAAGGGACGGTCGACGTCCTGCTGGTCAGCCCCGAGCGGCTGAACAACCCGGACTTCCGCGACCAGGTCCTGCCCAAGCTCGCCGCGGCGACGGGACTGCTCGTGGTGGACGAGGCGCACTGCATCTCCGACTGGGGCCACGACTTCCGCCCGGACTACCGGCGGCTGCGCACCATGCTCACCGAGCTCCCGCCCGGCGTCCCCGTCCTCGCCACCACCGCCACCGCCAACGCGCGCGTGACCGCGGACGTCGCGGAGCAACTGGGGACAGGAGACTCCTTCGACACCCTGGTACTGCGTGGTCCGCTGGACCGGGAGAGCCTCAGCCTGAACGTGCTGCGGCTGCCGGACGCCGTGCACCGGATGGCCTGGCTCGCCGACCACCTCGGCGAACTGCCGGGTTCCGGAATCGTCTACACGCTCACGGTCGCAGCGGCCGAGGAGGTCACCGCCTTCCTGCGGCAGCGCGGCCACACGGTCGCGTCCTACACCGGCAAGACGGAGAACGCCGACCGGCAGCAGGCCGAGGAGGACCTGCTCGCGAACAAGGTCAAGGCCCTGGTCGCCACCTCGGCGCTGGGCATGGGCTTCGACAAGCCCGACCTCGGTTTCGTCGTGCACCTGGGGTCGCCGTCCTCCCCCATCGCCTACTATCAGCAGGTGGGCCGCGCGGGCCGTGGCGTGGAGCACGCCGAGGTACTCCTCCTTCCCGGGAAGGAGGACGAGGCGATCTGGGAGTACTTCGCGTCGCTCGCCTTCCCCTCCGAGGATCTGGTGCGCCGGACCCTCGACGTGCTCGCCCGTGCTGAGGGGTCCCTGTCGCTGCCCGCCCTGGAGCCCCTGGTGGAGCTGCGCCGTTCCCGGCTGGAGGCGATGCTCAAGGTGCTCGACGTGGACGGAGCGGTCAAGCGGGTCAAGGGCGGCTGGATCGCGACCGGCGGGCCGTGGACGTACGACGCGCAGCGGTACGAGTGGGTCGCGCGGCAGCGGGAGGCCGAGCAGCAGGCGATGCGCGAGTACGCGGCGGCGACGGGCTGCCGGATGGAGTTCCTGCAACGCCGGCTCGACGACGACAGCGCCAGGCCCTGCGGTCGCTGCGACAACTGCGCGGGCGCCCGCTTCACCGCGGACACCTCCACCGCGGCGCTGGACGCCGCGCGCGTGGACCTCGGCCGGGCCGGTGTGGAGGTGCAGCCCCGACGCATGTGGCCAACTGGCCTGCCTGCGGTCGGCGTCGACCTCAGGGGGCGTATCCCGGCCGGTGAACAGGCCACTGAGGGGCGGGCTTTGGGACGTCTCTCGGACATCGGCTGGGGCAACCGGCTGCGGCCGATGCTCGCGTCCCGGACCCCCGACGCTCCCCTGCCGGAGGACGTGGCGCGTGCGGTGGTGGGCGCACTGGCCGACTGGGCGAAAGGACCCGGCGGCTGGGCCCCGGGCGCGGCGGACGCGGGACCGCGCCCGGTCGGCGTCGTCACCATGCCCTCTCGCACCCGGCCCCGGCTGATCCACTCCCTGGGCACGCACATCTCGGAGGTCGGCCGTCTGCCGCTGCTGGGCGGCGTGGAGTACACGCCGGACGCGCGGCGGGTGCCGCGGAGCAACAGCGCCCAGCGTCTGAAGGCCCTGGACGGGGCACTGACCGTACCCCCCGACCTGGTCTCCGCCCTGGCCGCCCATCCCGGCCCGGTGCTGCTCGTGGACGACTTCACCGAGACCGGCTGGACCCTCGCGGTCGCCGCCCGCCTGCTCAGAAGGGCCGGCGCGAAGGCGGTGATGCCACTGGTCCTGGCGGTGCAGGGCTGA
- a CDS encoding ribonuclease HII, with amino-acid sequence MPYEPPTHTVERSLRATTGAKVIAGVDEVGRGAWAGPVTVCAAVTGLRRPPVGLTDSKLLTVKRRTELAAELQTWVTAYALGNSSPEEIDSLGMTAALRLAAVRALEALPIPPDAVILDGKHDYLGAPWRVRTVIKGDQSCVAVAAASVIAKVHRDKMMAELGIEHADFGFAANAGYPSPVHKAALEERGPTPYHRLSWAYLDALPRWRHLKKVRVWADGGVPEVEGQLGFDF; translated from the coding sequence ATGCCGTACGAACCACCCACTCACACCGTCGAGCGCTCTCTCAGGGCCACGACCGGAGCGAAGGTCATTGCCGGTGTCGACGAGGTGGGGCGCGGCGCTTGGGCCGGTCCCGTCACCGTCTGCGCGGCGGTCACCGGACTGCGCCGGCCGCCCGTCGGGCTCACCGACTCGAAACTGCTGACCGTCAAGCGACGCACCGAACTCGCGGCGGAACTGCAGACGTGGGTGACCGCGTACGCCCTCGGGAACTCCTCTCCGGAGGAGATCGACAGCCTGGGGATGACGGCGGCGCTGCGGCTCGCGGCCGTGCGCGCCCTGGAGGCACTGCCCATCCCCCCGGACGCGGTCATCCTCGACGGGAAGCACGACTACCTCGGCGCCCCCTGGAGGGTCCGTACGGTCATCAAGGGGGACCAGTCGTGCGTGGCCGTCGCGGCGGCTTCGGTGATCGCCAAGGTTCACCGCGACAAAATGATGGCCGAACTGGGTATCGAGCATGCAGACTTCGGCTTTGCGGCCAATGCCGGATATCCGTCGCCCGTGCACAAGGCCGCGCTGGAGGAGCGGGGACCCACCCCGTACCACCGGCTGTCGTGGGCGTATCTTGATGCGCTGCCCCGGTGGCGGCATCTCAAGAAGGTCCGCGTCTGGGCAGACGGAGGCGTTCCGGAGGTCGAAGGTCAGCTCGGCTTCGACTTCTGA
- a CDS encoding ADP-ribosylglycohydrolase family protein, giving the protein MTPDSSPGVRLERALASTRGLAVGDALGSQFFAPVNYPLLRRRELPSGPWQWTDDTEMACSVVTVLAAHHRVDQDALAESFARRHAPERGYGAGTAGLLRRISEGGDWRTLAPALFKGHGSWGSGAAMRTAPLGAWYADDPEQATHQAEISAYPTHQHREAVVGAMAVAAAAALAAAPGGPPSAEALLGGVIDLVPARSAVGAGLRRARDMLDYGDVATVAAVLGSGRRTTAHDTVPFALWSAARCLADFEDAFWTTARAGGDVDTTCAIVGGVLASGKAGAPPAEWVRRTEALPDWVPMSV; this is encoded by the coding sequence ATGACCCCTGACTCCTCTCCGGGCGTGCGCCTGGAGCGTGCCCTGGCCAGCACGCGCGGGCTCGCGGTGGGGGACGCGCTGGGCTCGCAGTTCTTCGCCCCGGTGAACTACCCGCTGCTCAGGCGTCGCGAGCTGCCGTCCGGCCCGTGGCAGTGGACGGACGACACCGAGATGGCCTGTTCCGTCGTCACCGTCCTGGCCGCCCATCACCGCGTCGACCAGGACGCCCTGGCCGAGTCCTTCGCCCGGCGCCACGCACCGGAGCGCGGGTATGGCGCGGGGACGGCCGGTCTGCTGCGGCGGATCAGTGAGGGCGGCGACTGGCGCACGCTGGCGCCCGCGCTGTTCAAGGGGCACGGGTCGTGGGGGAGCGGCGCCGCGATGCGCACGGCGCCCCTGGGTGCCTGGTACGCGGACGACCCGGAGCAGGCCACCCACCAGGCCGAGATCTCCGCCTACCCCACCCACCAGCACCGTGAGGCCGTCGTGGGCGCCATGGCCGTGGCCGCGGCCGCCGCGCTGGCCGCCGCACCCGGCGGACCGCCGAGCGCGGAGGCGCTGCTCGGCGGTGTCATCGACCTCGTACCGGCCAGGAGCGCCGTCGGCGCCGGTCTGCGGCGTGCCCGCGACATGCTCGACTACGGCGACGTGGCCACCGTCGCCGCGGTCCTCGGCAGCGGACGGCGCACGACGGCGCACGACACGGTGCCCTTCGCTCTGTGGTCCGCCGCCAGGTGCCTGGCCGACTTCGAGGACGCGTTCTGGACGACCGCCCGGGCCGGCGGAGACGTGGACACCACCTGCGCCATCGTGGGTGGCGTGCTCGCCTCGGGGAAGGCCGGGGCCCCGCCCGCCGAGTGGGTGCGGCGCACGGAGGCGCTGCCCGACTGGGTCCCGATGTCCGTGTGA
- a CDS encoding histidine phosphatase family protein has product MARPRRIILVRHGESTGNVDDTVYEREPDHALALTERGRRQAEETGKELRDLFGRERVSVYVSPYRRTHETLHSFHLDPDLIRVREEPRLREQDWGNWQECDDVRLQKTYRDAYGHFFYRFAQGESGADVYDRVGGFLESLFRSFEDPDHPPNVLLVTHGLAMRLFCMRWFHWTVAEFESLSNPGNAEMRMLVLGGDGKYTLDRPFEQWCEPESYGTTGWSG; this is encoded by the coding sequence ATGGCACGACCACGGCGCATCATCCTTGTCCGGCACGGCGAGTCAACGGGCAACGTCGATGACACCGTGTACGAGCGCGAACCCGACCACGCGCTGGCACTCACCGAGCGGGGCCGACGACAGGCCGAGGAGACCGGCAAGGAACTGCGGGACCTGTTCGGGCGCGAACGCGTGAGCGTCTACGTCTCCCCCTACCGGCGCACCCACGAGACCCTCCACTCCTTCCACCTGGACCCCGACCTCATACGCGTGCGCGAAGAGCCGCGGCTGCGCGAGCAGGACTGGGGGAACTGGCAGGAGTGCGACGACGTGCGCCTCCAGAAGACCTACCGGGACGCCTACGGGCACTTCTTCTACCGCTTCGCCCAGGGCGAGTCCGGAGCCGACGTCTACGACCGGGTCGGCGGCTTCCTGGAGAGCCTCTTCCGTAGTTTCGAGGACCCCGACCACCCGCCCAACGTCCTCCTGGTGACCCACGGCCTGGCCATGCGGCTCTTCTGCATGCGCTGGTTCCACTGGACCGTCGCCGAGTTCGAGAGCCTTTCGAACCCGGGGAACGCCGAGATGCGGATGCTCGTTCTCGGGGGCGACGGCAAGTACACGCTCGACCGTCCGTTCGAGCAGTGGTGTGAGCCGGAATCGTACGGGACCACTGGATGGAGCGGCTGA
- a CDS encoding YdbC family protein, which translates to MLVKWIRCTVVDRRGFERGQRKWAGLLGEPGFRGQGGGWSRGRPGVAHIFAFWESRAFYDSFMARSHDRLAAAQAGTFKDAQVRLFDYRFDVKTGFEPRFADADLLRVALCRVHEERAEHFTLMQEKVWNPAMAGSPGMVRGLFGEAPGNEFLVLSMWQSSAEHGKYRTERVERLALRAQTEADMASLTGDIVELESTWTV; encoded by the coding sequence GTGCTGGTCAAGTGGATTCGCTGCACCGTGGTGGACCGCCGGGGCTTCGAGCGGGGGCAGCGGAAGTGGGCGGGGCTTCTGGGGGAGCCGGGGTTTCGGGGACAGGGGGGCGGGTGGAGCCGGGGACGGCCGGGTGTCGCGCACATCTTCGCCTTCTGGGAGAGCCGTGCCTTCTACGACTCCTTCATGGCTCGCTCCCACGACCGGCTGGCGGCGGCGCAGGCCGGCACCTTCAAGGACGCCCAGGTCCGGCTGTTCGACTACCGGTTCGACGTGAAGACGGGCTTCGAACCCCGCTTCGCGGACGCCGATCTGCTGCGGGTCGCCCTCTGCCGGGTCCACGAGGAGCGCGCCGAGCACTTCACGCTGATGCAGGAGAAGGTCTGGAACCCGGCGATGGCCGGCTCGCCCGGCATGGTGCGCGGCCTGTTCGGTGAGGCTCCCGGCAACGAGTTCCTCGTGCTGTCCATGTGGCAGTCCTCCGCCGAGCACGGCAAGTACCGCACGGAGCGTGTGGAGCGCCTGGCGCTGCGCGCCCAGACGGAGGCCGACATGGCCTCGCTCACGGGTGACATCGTGGAACTCGAGAGCACCTGGACGGTCTGA